Proteins encoded together in one Lathyrus oleraceus cultivar Zhongwan6 chromosome 5, CAAS_Psat_ZW6_1.0, whole genome shotgun sequence window:
- the LOC127086712 gene encoding condensin complex subunit 2, giving the protein MAETFSPNPTTVSKRRIPISASNFFVGSNDDHRERAAARAARAAAIRRTSRSVNFQSLPSDSDPCLNKNQIIELFHRCIKLASENKINQKNTWDLDLIDHLTDIIRDEDDNDAETNFQMASCTLEAGVKIYSLRVDSVYSETYKVLARMNRAGQETEQESVNAERGQEDSKKGIVKKLSPLSTLESSFEALNVKKFDVAFSVDPLYRQTSAKFDEGGAKGLLMNNLGVYGRCRVLFDSQDVPGKYVASQNEHDSSNIIDLSFARDCIEQMLLDMHIKDEISPTLKLIVDQFDENNRRPSDFQCFGHESAEEVDAAINCEVEAQTEDYETFPTWTNEHGNQTFVAEVGSNDADPKFSSYPQEEEPFPSQDLDMDELFGNVDEYLSFSLGFRSNKNAWAGPDHWKYHKAKGSESEVHCSPEDGSFLKTRPPKTMRQIEVDLDLTNFLGKTPPDIFAPPKNPKSLLLPENRPHYVTKLPEDCHYEPEDIVKLFLLPSVKCLGRRRVRKFSDESTEQCNNNEPFHSWDNGSVFDGECDGAHSDTDDSSTLISQPRQINKVEVQYDKTAKQVDVQALKLTLWNSIQGSVQLTFQGEKEMVSFRDILANFPTECNAAATVTDITPHLCFICLLHLANEKELSIQSCPNLDDLHISLPNVGVSKSGAVL; this is encoded by the exons ATGGCAGAAACATTTAGCCCTAATCCAACAACGGTTTCCAAAAGGAGGATTCCCATTTCCGCTTCCAATTTCTTCGTCGGCTCCAACGACGATCATCGTGAACGCGCCGCCGCCCGTGCTGCTCGTGCTGCCGCCATTCGCCGCACTTCACGTTCCGTTAACTTCCAATCCTTACCTTCCGATTCTGATCCATGTCTCAACAAAAACCAGATTATCGAGTTGTTCCACCGTTGCATTAAGCTTGCTTCGGAAAAT AAAATTAATCAGAAAAATACTTGGGATTTGGATTTGATTGATCATCTTACTGATATTATTAGGGATGAAGATGATAATGACGCAGAGACTAATTTTCAAATG GCAAGCTGCACTCTTGAAGCTGGAGTCAAGATTTATTCGTTAAGAGTGGATTCGGTATATTCTGAGACGTATAAAGTGCTTGCTAGAATGAATAGGGCGGGCCAAGAAACTGAACAAG AGAGTGTCAATGCAGAACGGGGACAAGAAGATAGCAAGAAGGGAATCGTCAAAAAG TTGTCACCTTTGTCAACATTGGAATCATCTTTTGAGGCTCTTAATGTAAAGAAGTTTGATG TTGCATTTTCTGTGGATCCCCTCTATCGCCAAACATCAGCAAAGTTTGATGAAGGGGGAGCCAAAGGTCTTTTGATGAATAACCTAGGTGTATATGGGAGATGTAGAGTGCTCTTTGATTCACAAGATGTGCCAGGGAAGTATGTAGCTAGTCAAAATGAACATGATAGTTCCAATATAATTGATCTTTCTTTTGCAAGAG ATTGTATTGAACAAATGTTGTTGGACATGCATATTAAGGATGAAATTTCTCCAACCCTCAAGCTGATAGTGGATCAATTTGACGAAAATAATAGAAGGCCCTCTGATTTTCAATGTTTTGGCCATGAATCAGCCGAAGAGGTTGATGCAGCTATTAATTGTGAAGTTGAAGCTCAAACAGAAGACTATGAGACTTTCCCAACTTGGACCAATGAGCATGGCAACCAAACCTTTGTTGCTGAAGTGGGCTCTAACGATGCAGACCCAAAGTTTTCAAGTTATCCTCAG GAGGAAGAACCCTTTCCTTCCCAAGACCTTGATATGGATGAGCTATTTGGAAATGTTGATGAGTATCTATCTTTTAGTCTGGGTTTTAGGTCAAATAAAAATGCCTGGGCAGGTCCTGATCATTGGAAATACCATAAAGCTAAAG GTTCAGAGTCAGAAGTTCACTGTTCTCCTGAAGATGGGTCATTCCTCAAAACTAGGCCACCAAAGACCATGAGACAAATCGAAGTTGATTTAGATCTCACAAATTTTCTTGGGAAAACACCTCCAGATATCTTTGCACCTCCTAAGAATCCTAAATCGTTATTACTCCCTGAAAATAGACCCCATTATGTTACAAAACTCCCAGAGGATTGCCACTATGAGCCAGAGGATATTGTCAAGTTATTTCTTTTGCCTAGTGTGAAG TGTCTTGGGAGGAGGAGGGTGAGAAAGTTCTCAG ATGAATCGACAGAGCAATGCAATAACAATGAACCATTCCATTCCTGGGATAATGGAAGTGTTTTTGATGGCGAGTGTGATGGTGCACATAGTGACACGGATGACTCAAGCACACTTATTTCTCAGCCTCGTCAG ATCAACAAAGTTGAAGTTCAATATGACAAAACGGCCAAACAAGTGGATGTTCAAGCACTGAAACTTACCCTTTGGAACTCTATTCAAGGATCAGTTCAACTTACTTTTCAG GGTGAAAAAGAAATGGTATCTTTCAGGGATATATTGGCCAACTTTCCTACTGAATGCAATGCTGCTGCAACTGTTACAGACATAACCCCACATTTGTGTTTCATATGCTTATTGCATTTGGCTAATGAGAAAGAGCTGAGCATCCAAAGCTGCCCCAACTTAGATGATCTTCATATAAGCCTACCTAATGTTGGTGTCTCAAAAAGTGGAGCAGTACTTTAG